In the Flagellimonas sp. MMG031 genome, one interval contains:
- a CDS encoding HEPN domain-containing protein: MQSFRTEIENPVVEKDIIELEKKIRQFKGGEMDEEKFRSLRLARGVYGQRQPGVQMIRIKLPYGKVTSNQLLRIADVSDEYSRGRLHITTRQDIQIHYVDLERTPELWAQLEKDKVTLREACGNTVRNVTASETAGIDVDEPFDVSPYAQAVFEYFLRNPIGQEMGRKFKVSFSASDADTGLSYMHDLGFIAKEKEGERGFKVMLGGGLGSQPRHADELYSFLRTDKIIPLMEGVIRVFDRYGERKSRAKARMKFLLKDLGLDGFKKLLEEEQLAIPHHTYPIEIDSYPEVKVAEVETPKVVIEDKQAFEAWKSTNLVPQKQEGFVAIGIKVLLGDFYTDKARELAQLVQDFAAGEIRLSLRQNILIPYVKEELVPFFYQELQKLGFAEAGYNKALDITACPGTDTCNLGIASSTGIAAELERVIKAEYPQYIKNPDVVIKISGCMNACGQHNMAHIGFQGMSVRTKDKLVAPALQVLLGGGNFGDGRARFADKVAKIPSKRGPQALRLILDDFEANGNGASFTDYYEEKGQLYFYDFLKPLTDVDNLTQDDFIDWGNEEKYKKEIGIGECAGVIVDLVATLFLESQEKIDNAEEAIQEGKWAASIYYSYQSIVNSAKALLTAEKVKTNTHASIVKDFDELYVESGKIAFEGGFANIALQLNKNEPSEAFAKSYVQDAKEVLQRLEAFRKMELEHA, encoded by the coding sequence ATGCAAAGCTTTAGAACAGAAATAGAAAACCCGGTGGTTGAGAAGGACATCATCGAATTGGAGAAGAAGATTCGTCAGTTCAAAGGTGGTGAAATGGATGAGGAAAAATTCCGTAGCCTGCGTTTGGCACGTGGGGTATATGGACAACGCCAGCCTGGGGTTCAGATGATTCGAATCAAGTTGCCCTACGGAAAAGTCACATCCAACCAATTACTCCGTATTGCCGATGTTTCCGATGAGTATTCCAGAGGAAGGTTGCATATCACCACCCGACAGGATATCCAAATCCATTATGTCGATTTGGAACGCACTCCAGAACTTTGGGCCCAGTTGGAAAAAGACAAGGTTACCCTAAGGGAAGCCTGTGGAAACACAGTGCGGAACGTAACTGCCAGCGAAACAGCCGGAATCGATGTGGACGAGCCCTTTGATGTTTCTCCCTACGCCCAGGCCGTTTTTGAGTATTTTCTTAGGAATCCCATAGGACAGGAAATGGGAAGGAAGTTTAAGGTCTCCTTCTCCGCAAGCGATGCCGACACCGGACTTTCCTACATGCACGACCTAGGCTTTATTGCCAAGGAAAAGGAGGGTGAAAGAGGTTTTAAGGTAATGCTCGGAGGTGGATTAGGTTCACAGCCGCGGCATGCCGATGAACTATACAGCTTTTTGCGCACCGACAAAATCATCCCGTTGATGGAAGGAGTCATCCGTGTGTTCGATAGATACGGGGAACGAAAAAGTAGGGCAAAGGCTCGAATGAAGTTCTTGCTGAAGGATTTGGGTCTCGATGGTTTCAAAAAATTGCTGGAAGAAGAACAATTGGCGATTCCACATCATACCTATCCCATCGAAATCGATAGTTATCCTGAAGTGAAGGTGGCCGAGGTAGAAACGCCAAAAGTGGTTATTGAGGATAAACAAGCCTTTGAGGCCTGGAAATCCACCAATTTGGTGCCCCAAAAACAAGAGGGCTTTGTGGCTATCGGCATCAAGGTACTTTTGGGAGATTTCTATACCGACAAGGCACGCGAACTGGCCCAATTGGTTCAGGACTTTGCGGCCGGAGAGATTCGTTTGTCGCTCAGACAAAATATTTTGATTCCCTACGTGAAGGAGGAATTGGTTCCCTTCTTTTATCAGGAACTTCAAAAACTTGGTTTTGCCGAAGCGGGATACAACAAAGCATTGGACATAACCGCTTGTCCCGGCACCGATACCTGTAATCTGGGTATTGCCAGCAGTACCGGAATCGCAGCCGAACTCGAAAGGGTCATCAAAGCGGAATATCCACAATACATCAAAAATCCAGATGTTGTCATCAAGATCAGCGGGTGCATGAATGCTTGCGGACAGCATAATATGGCACATATCGGTTTCCAAGGAATGTCCGTGCGTACCAAGGATAAGTTGGTTGCACCTGCACTTCAGGTGTTGTTGGGTGGTGGAAATTTTGGTGATGGTAGGGCCAGATTCGCGGATAAAGTAGCCAAAATACCAAGCAAAAGAGGGCCGCAAGCACTACGTCTTATTTTGGATGACTTTGAAGCCAATGGAAATGGAGCGTCGTTCACCGATTATTACGAGGAAAAAGGGCAGCTTTATTTCTACGATTTCCTAAAGCCATTAACCGATGTTGACAACCTCACCCAAGATGATTTTATTGATTGGGGGAACGAAGAAAAATATAAAAAGGAGATAGGTATTGGGGAATGCGCTGGGGTTATTGTAGATCTTGTGGCCACGCTCTTCCTAGAAAGTCAAGAGAAGATTGACAACGCAGAAGAAGCTATCCAAGAAGGTAAATGGGCAGCCAGTATTTACTATTCCTATCAATCCATAGTCAATTCTGCCAAGGCTTTATTGACAGCCGAAAAAGTAAAGACCAATACCCATGCCAGTATCGTCAAGGATTTTGATGAACTGTATGTGGAATCAGGAAAAATAGCCTTTGAGGGCGGGTTTGCCAATATAGCCCTTCAATTGAATAAGAACGAACCGTCTGAAGCCTTTGCAAAATCCTATGTGCAAGATGCCAAGGAGGTATTGCAGCGATTGGAAGCGTTCAGGAAAATGGAGCTGGAACATGCATAG
- the cobA gene encoding uroporphyrinogen-III C-methyltransferase: MHRGKLTVVGAGPGDVDLITLKGVKALQNADVVLYDALVSNELLEYAPKAEKIFVGKRKGCYSYQQAQINDLIVERATLGLHVVRLKGGDPFVFGRGAEEMEHAAAFGVEVDVVPGISSSLSVPASQNIPVTKRGAAESFWVITGTTKEHKLSNDVALAAKSNATVVILMGMSKLGEIMQLFKKEGKEDTPVAIIQNGTTEHEKIGIGTVASIENKAREQQLSNPAIIVIGEVVHHRQNILDIQHRYQHQEIKWHEKV, translated from the coding sequence ATGCATAGAGGAAAGTTGACCGTAGTGGGCGCAGGTCCAGGAGATGTGGATTTGATAACGCTCAAAGGGGTGAAAGCGCTGCAAAATGCCGATGTGGTACTGTACGACGCTTTGGTGTCCAACGAACTATTGGAATATGCTCCCAAAGCCGAAAAAATATTTGTAGGCAAACGCAAAGGATGTTACTCGTACCAACAAGCCCAAATCAATGATTTGATTGTGGAACGCGCGACGCTGGGATTGCACGTGGTCCGATTAAAGGGGGGAGACCCTTTCGTTTTTGGAAGGGGAGCCGAAGAAATGGAGCATGCCGCAGCCTTTGGGGTGGAAGTGGATGTGGTTCCAGGTATTTCGTCTTCATTGTCCGTACCCGCTTCACAAAACATTCCGGTCACCAAAAGGGGAGCAGCGGAAAGTTTTTGGGTAATCACGGGGACCACGAAAGAACATAAATTATCCAACGATGTGGCTTTGGCAGCCAAATCAAATGCCACCGTGGTCATACTTATGGGAATGTCCAAACTTGGGGAAATCATGCAGCTTTTCAAAAAGGAAGGTAAAGAGGATACCCCAGTGGCCATTATTCAAAACGGAACCACGGAACACGAAAAAATAGGAATTGGCACTGTTGCTTCCATTGAGAACAAGGCAAGGGAGCAGCAGTTGTCCAACCCAGCCATCATTGTAATTGGAGAGGTGGTCCACCATCGTCAGAACATATTGGATATCCAACATAGATATCAGCATCAGGAAATAAAATGGCACGAAAAAGTTTAG
- a CDS encoding NAD(P)/FAD-dependent oxidoreductase has protein sequence MIKTDIIIIGAGPTGLFTVFEAGLLKLKCHLIDALAQPGGQCSEIYPKKPIYDIPAYPEILAGTLVDKLMEQIKPFEPGFTLGERAETLDKQEDGSFIVTTNKGTQHHAPVVVIAGGLGSFEPRKPLIPNIELFESKGVEYMIKDPEQFRDKKVVISGGGDSALDWAIFLADVASEVSLVHRRNEFRGALDSVEKARELAKLGKIQLYTKAEVKEIHGKEDLHAVVIEYNDGEKESTYVETDYFIPLFGLSPKLGPLGNWGLEIEKNAIKVNNAKDYQTNIPGVFAIGDVNTYPGKLKLILSGFHEAAVMCQYAYQIINPDKRFVMKYTTVGGVQGFDGSKKEAKKEVVQSIN, from the coding sequence ATGATCAAAACAGATATCATTATCATAGGAGCCGGTCCAACCGGACTGTTTACCGTTTTTGAAGCAGGATTGCTCAAGTTGAAATGTCATTTAATAGATGCCTTGGCACAGCCTGGCGGGCAATGTTCCGAGATATATCCAAAGAAGCCCATTTACGATATCCCTGCCTATCCGGAGATTTTGGCGGGTACTTTGGTGGATAAGCTCATGGAGCAAATAAAGCCTTTTGAGCCCGGTTTCACCTTGGGCGAGCGTGCGGAGACTTTGGACAAACAAGAAGACGGTTCCTTTATCGTGACCACGAACAAGGGAACCCAGCATCATGCTCCCGTTGTGGTCATTGCGGGCGGTTTGGGCTCGTTTGAACCCAGAAAGCCCCTTATTCCCAACATTGAACTTTTTGAAAGCAAAGGGGTGGAATATATGATCAAGGACCCGGAGCAGTTCCGGGACAAAAAAGTGGTCATATCCGGTGGTGGCGATTCTGCCTTGGATTGGGCCATTTTCTTGGCCGATGTGGCTTCGGAAGTTTCTTTGGTACACCGAAGAAACGAGTTCCGAGGAGCGCTGGATTCGGTTGAAAAGGCACGCGAACTCGCCAAACTGGGCAAGATTCAACTCTACACCAAGGCGGAAGTAAAAGAAATACACGGAAAGGAAGATTTGCATGCAGTGGTCATTGAATACAACGATGGTGAAAAGGAATCCACCTATGTGGAAACCGATTACTTTATCCCGCTGTTCGGACTCTCCCCAAAATTGGGGCCATTGGGCAACTGGGGGTTGGAAATCGAGAAAAACGCCATCAAGGTGAACAATGCCAAGGATTATCAGACCAACATCCCAGGGGTATTTGCCATTGGAGATGTGAATACCTATCCGGGCAAACTCAAGTTGATCCTGTCCGGGTTCCACGAAGCGGCCGTGATGTGCCAATATGCGTATCAAATCATCAACCCCGATAAAAGATTTGTGATGAAGTATACCACCGTT